From one Macaca nemestrina isolate mMacNem1 chromosome 3, mMacNem.hap1, whole genome shotgun sequence genomic stretch:
- the LOC112427728 gene encoding translation machinery-associated protein 7-like: MIANRGNGSRGGEKGQKKKRRDKKSGMTAGAMSSREGGKKKPLKQPKKQAKEMHKEEKAFKQKQKEERKKLEELKAKVAGKGPLATGGIKKSGKK; this comes from the coding sequence ATGATAGCTAATAGAGGTAATGGCAGTAGAGGTGGTGAAAAGgggcagaagaagaaaagaagagacaagAAATCAGGGATGACAGCAGGTGCCATGTCCAGCCGCGAAGGTGGCAAGAAGAAGCCCCTGAAACAGCCCAAGAAGCAGGCCAAGGAGATGCACAAGGAAGAGAAGGCTTTcaagcagaaacaaaaagaggAGCGAAAGAAACTCGAGGAGCTTAAAGCGAAGGTGGCAGGGAAGGGGCCCCTGGCCACAGGTGGAATTAAGAAATCTGGCAAAAAGTAA